Proteins from one Mucilaginibacter jinjuensis genomic window:
- a CDS encoding GDSL-type esterase/lipase family protein — translation MLYKTLGVTSNNVVFIGDSEFFFFDAAELFKNADILNRGILGDNTIGVYHRIDDVLLGHPKKIFIEIGTNDMRYQPNDTCLAYMHKILKRANSISPETKIYINSLLPRSADYKGLIEDYNKKLFNLCGSSHITYIDLYSKFVRAGMLNPQFNGGDTLHLNARGNILLAQIIKPYLASN, via the coding sequence ATGCTATATAAAACATTAGGCGTAACTTCAAACAATGTAGTTTTTATCGGCGACAGTGAATTTTTTTTCTTTGATGCTGCTGAGCTTTTTAAAAATGCCGATATTCTAAATCGTGGTATATTGGGTGATAACACCATCGGTGTTTATCATAGAATTGATGATGTTTTACTAGGCCATCCGAAAAAAATTTTTATAGAAATTGGTACTAATGATATGCGGTATCAGCCCAATGATACATGTTTAGCTTACATGCACAAAATTTTGAAACGTGCTAATTCAATTTCTCCAGAAACAAAAATATATATTAATTCACTTTTGCCGCGTTCTGCCGATTATAAAGGTCTTATTGAAGATTATAATAAAAAGCTTTTTAATCTATGCGGCAGCTCTCATATAACTTATATAGATCTTTATTCAAAATTTGTTCGTGCTGGTATGCTCAACCCACAATTTAACGGTGGCGATACTTTACATTTAAATGCACGGGGGAATATACTATTGGCTCAAATTATAAAGCCTTATTTAGCTTCTAATTAA
- a CDS encoding tetratricopeptide repeat protein, which yields MKIRILMTGLLGLVATTTFAQKGELNNAQSEYDKYETSRGNKLTAAIAATSIANAKTSIDKAALNEKTSVMPQTFALKGAIYSSLAVQDSVPATSAPLFATAEEAIKKAKELDTKGENKKLIDHANVNLAQYQLTQGVREYQNKDFKNAYKAFDYYRSVLPEDTNAIYYTGLAAANANMYPEAITNYNKLLTTNYSGKQHIYTDLSSIYLLNKDTTGALKTVSEAVTKYPTNADFRKREVEIYLQTGRQKEVIDKINAAIANDPKNKSLYYYAGLTYSQAAESAGKDLTKAKDAASKATAQKAKEENFAKAADMYKKALEIDPNYFEANLNLGYVLLNPAIDMYNAANKLPANQQKAYDAAVAKAGAQFDTAKPYLQKAVELNPKSYDALNNLKTYYLGKKDTAHATEIQKQIDALK from the coding sequence ATGAAAATCAGGATTTTAATGACCGGCTTGCTTGGCCTTGTTGCGACAACAACATTTGCGCAAAAAGGGGAGTTAAATAACGCACAAAGCGAGTACGATAAATATGAAACCTCAAGAGGTAACAAATTAACTGCCGCTATTGCTGCTACAAGCATTGCTAATGCTAAAACCTCGATCGATAAAGCAGCTCTTAACGAGAAAACTTCGGTAATGCCGCAAACCTTTGCATTAAAAGGTGCTATTTACTCGTCGTTAGCAGTCCAGGATTCAGTTCCGGCTACATCAGCTCCATTATTTGCAACTGCAGAAGAGGCTATTAAAAAAGCTAAAGAATTAGACACCAAAGGCGAAAATAAAAAACTGATCGATCACGCTAATGTTAACCTGGCACAATACCAGTTAACCCAGGGTGTTAGAGAGTATCAGAACAAGGATTTCAAAAACGCTTACAAAGCATTTGATTACTATCGTTCTGTATTGCCTGAAGATACAAACGCAATTTACTACACAGGTTTAGCAGCAGCTAACGCCAATATGTACCCGGAAGCTATTACCAATTATAACAAATTGTTAACTACTAACTATTCTGGTAAACAACACATTTATACAGATTTATCTTCAATTTATTTATTAAATAAAGACACTACAGGTGCTTTAAAAACTGTAAGCGAAGCTGTTACTAAATATCCAACTAACGCAGATTTTCGCAAACGTGAGGTAGAAATTTACCTGCAAACAGGCAGACAAAAAGAAGTGATCGACAAAATCAACGCAGCTATTGCTAATGATCCTAAAAACAAATCATTGTACTACTATGCTGGTTTAACTTACTCACAAGCAGCAGAATCTGCAGGCAAAGATTTAACTAAAGCCAAAGATGCTGCAAGCAAAGCAACAGCGCAAAAAGCAAAAGAAGAAAATTTTGCTAAAGCAGCAGATATGTACAAAAAAGCATTAGAAATTGATCCGAACTATTTCGAAGCTAACCTTAACCTGGGTTATGTATTGCTTAACCCGGCTATTGATATGTATAATGCTGCTAATAAATTACCTGCAAATCAGCAAAAAGCTTACGATGCTGCTGTAGCTAAAGCAGGCGCACAATTTGATACAGCTAAGCCATACCTGCAAAAAGCGGTAGAGCTTAACCCAAAATCTTATGATGCATTAAACAACCTTAAAACTTATTACTTAGGTAAAAAGGATACAGCACATGCAACTGAGATTCAAAAGCAGATCGACGCATTAAAATAA
- the hemF gene encoding oxygen-dependent coproporphyrinogen oxidase, which translates to MITKELIAESYRQIQDEICAGLEALDGVAKFEEELWEREGGGGGRTRVLQNGNILEKGGVNFSAVHGELPDAVKKAFNADSDDFFATGVSIVMHPNHPMVPIIHMNIRYFEMPAKAGEEPIRWFGGGIDVTPHYVFEDDAKFFHNHLKSVCDQFNAEFYTKFKTWADDYFYIKHREETRGIGGIFYDRLKADDNLSWETIFEFSKAIGRSFVPIYTELVNRNRNKTYTEAEQEWQYLRRSRYAEFNLVYDAGTKFGLETNGRIESILMSLPPTAKWFYNFKPEAGSNEERTLSLLKKGIDWV; encoded by the coding sequence ATGATCACTAAGGAACTGATAGCCGAAAGCTATCGCCAGATACAGGATGAAATTTGCGCAGGTTTAGAAGCCCTTGACGGTGTTGCCAAATTTGAAGAAGAACTTTGGGAACGTGAAGGCGGTGGTGGTGGCCGTACCCGTGTACTACAAAACGGAAACATCCTCGAAAAAGGTGGTGTTAACTTTTCTGCTGTACATGGCGAATTACCTGATGCTGTTAAAAAAGCTTTTAATGCTGATAGCGATGATTTTTTTGCAACTGGTGTATCTATCGTAATGCATCCCAACCACCCGATGGTACCCATCATCCACATGAATATCCGCTACTTCGAGATGCCTGCCAAAGCAGGAGAGGAGCCAATCCGTTGGTTTGGTGGTGGTATTGATGTTACCCCGCATTATGTGTTTGAGGATGACGCCAAATTCTTCCACAATCATTTGAAATCGGTTTGTGATCAGTTTAATGCCGAATTCTACACCAAATTTAAAACCTGGGCAGATGACTATTTTTACATCAAACATCGCGAAGAAACCCGTGGCATAGGCGGTATATTTTATGATCGTTTAAAAGCTGATGATAACCTGAGCTGGGAAACCATATTCGAGTTTTCTAAAGCGATAGGCCGTTCATTTGTACCCATCTATACAGAACTGGTTAACCGTAACCGCAACAAAACCTATACTGAAGCCGAGCAGGAATGGCAATACTTACGCCGCAGCCGTTATGCCGAATTTAACCTGGTGTATGATGCCGGTACCAAATTCGGACTGGAAACCAATGGTCGTATCGAGTCGATATTAATGAGCTTACCGCCTACGGCCAAATGGTTCTACAACTTTAAACCAGAAGCCGGTAGCAATGAAGAGCGCACTTTATCGTTACTAAAAAAGGGGATTGATTGGGTGTAA
- a CDS encoding tetratricopeptide repeat protein, protein MLGRKIILSLFILLFTTPFAFSQTEALKGVVNNLAFYRQQKDLKYLTNARKQVDSLIKTKKDSSNVPKSVFRAVVYSSILYTDSLNKLGVPANTLDQISALVDHLSGSGQIFKYQVEMDFSKRCLGNVYIRKGAAALQDKKYETALGNFQKAQHFVPRYRRINGYIAYTNNLLGKYVDAARSYTLLLNTDTVQSEDIVAAANVYKSLGDTTKALQVLQKGRKLLPEDDALLYDEANIYTNRKDYKSLAPLLPQLLSKNPKNAQLAFMAANCYDHLNDGDRAESLYLQAIELRSRYYDAVFNLGLLYFKEYTNKDGDQQKNIGRAIQWFEKANTILPNNLQCLQLLQWAYLKTRNEDQLNRINDKLKQLTN, encoded by the coding sequence ATGCTGGGGCGTAAAATAATTTTATCGCTTTTTATCTTATTGTTTACTACACCGTTCGCGTTTAGCCAAACGGAGGCGCTGAAAGGTGTAGTAAACAACCTGGCTTTTTACAGGCAACAGAAAGATCTTAAGTATCTTACCAATGCCCGCAAGCAGGTTGATAGTTTGATAAAAACTAAAAAAGATTCATCAAACGTGCCCAAAAGCGTTTTCAGGGCAGTGGTTTACAGTAGTATATTGTATACCGATTCGCTGAATAAATTAGGGGTTCCCGCTAATACTTTGGATCAGATCAGTGCGCTGGTAGATCATCTTTCGGGCAGCGGTCAGATCTTTAAATACCAGGTGGAGATGGATTTCTCTAAACGCTGTCTTGGTAATGTGTATATCCGCAAAGGCGCTGCTGCTTTACAGGATAAAAAATATGAAACCGCACTGGGTAATTTCCAAAAGGCCCAACACTTTGTTCCCCGTTACCGCCGCATTAATGGCTACATCGCCTATACTAACAATCTGTTGGGTAAATATGTTGATGCGGCCCGATCTTATACCTTATTATTAAATACAGACACGGTACAAAGTGAAGATATAGTTGCAGCTGCCAATGTTTATAAATCCCTGGGCGATACTACAAAAGCATTACAGGTACTTCAAAAAGGCCGCAAATTATTACCTGAAGATGATGCCTTACTTTATGATGAAGCAAACATTTACACAAATCGTAAAGATTATAAATCATTAGCACCCTTACTGCCACAATTATTGAGCAAAAATCCTAAAAATGCTCAGTTGGCTTTTATGGCAGCAAATTGTTACGATCATTTAAACGATGGCGATAGGGCAGAGTCATTATATTTACAGGCCATTGAATTAAGAAGCAGGTATTATGATGCTGTTTTTAATTTAGGTTTATTGTACTTTAAAGAATATACCAATAAAGATGGCGACCAGCAGAAAAATATTGGGCGTGCAATTCAGTGGTTTGAAAAAGCAAATACTATATTGCCGAACAATTTGCAATGTTTACAATTATTGCAATGGGCCTATCTGAAAACCAGGAACGAAGACCAATTAAATAGGATTAACGATAAATTAAAACAACTAACAAATTAA
- a CDS encoding DUF763 domain-containing protein, which yields MKRSGSADLPLHYGYVPQWLAVRMAKLGLAVAETIVMDFGTDEFIRRLSDPFWFQSLGAVMGMDWHSSGITTSVMGALKRSINPHAKELGIYITGGKGKYSRETPNELLKIGNQTGLNGTELVKCSKLAAKVDNTAIQDGYQLYTHNFIVSKSGQWTVVQQGMSATNKTARRYHWHSEGLKSFVNDPHTFIYGQNAGMILNMADKAADPSRNAIMQMADEHPNDMLAEINKLMMPNHHDVRAEDVDLKRLGAVLWLAHEKRPKDFEELLLLEGLGPRTLQSLALVSEVIYGTPARFKDPARFSFAHGGKDGHPFPVPIKVYDETLKTLQTAIYKAKIGQSEKKDAIRSLTAIAQRAEQDFTPNANFDQVIQQERENSWRHGGRTVMGKAKPPVEQQLRLF from the coding sequence ATGAAACGTTCGGGTTCTGCAGATTTACCTTTACATTATGGTTATGTACCACAGTGGCTTGCCGTACGTATGGCGAAACTTGGCCTCGCTGTTGCAGAAACCATTGTAATGGATTTTGGTACCGATGAATTTATTCGCCGTTTGAGCGATCCGTTTTGGTTTCAAAGTTTGGGTGCTGTTATGGGAATGGATTGGCATTCGTCCGGAATTACTACATCGGTTATGGGCGCTTTGAAAAGATCAATAAATCCGCATGCTAAAGAACTTGGAATTTATATAACCGGCGGCAAAGGAAAATATTCGCGCGAAACGCCGAATGAGCTGCTTAAAATTGGTAATCAAACCGGTTTAAATGGTACAGAGCTGGTTAAATGCAGCAAGCTGGCTGCCAAGGTTGATAATACAGCTATACAGGACGGCTACCAATTGTATACCCACAATTTTATTGTAAGTAAAAGCGGGCAATGGACTGTTGTACAGCAAGGTATGAGTGCGACAAATAAGACCGCTCGCCGTTATCACTGGCATTCTGAAGGTTTAAAATCTTTTGTAAACGATCCGCATACATTTATTTACGGGCAAAATGCCGGTATGATTTTAAACATGGCTGATAAAGCGGCTGATCCGTCGCGCAATGCCATTATGCAGATGGCTGATGAACATCCGAATGATATGCTGGCCGAAATAAACAAACTGATGATGCCGAACCATCATGATGTACGCGCCGAAGATGTTGATTTGAAACGTTTAGGTGCGGTACTATGGCTGGCGCATGAAAAACGGCCTAAAGATTTTGAAGAATTATTATTACTCGAAGGTTTAGGCCCACGAACATTACAATCACTGGCTTTGGTTAGCGAAGTTATTTACGGAACGCCGGCAAGATTTAAAGACCCGGCAAGGTTTTCGTTTGCACATGGTGGAAAGGATGGTCACCCCTTCCCTGTCCCCATTAAGGTTTATGATGAAACTTTAAAAACTTTGCAGACTGCAATATATAAAGCAAAAATCGGTCAATCTGAAAAAAAGGATGCTATTCGCAGTTTAACGGCAATAGCGCAACGAGCCGAACAGGATTTTACCCCTAATGCCAATTTTGACCAGGTAATACAGCAGGAACGTGAAAATTCGTGGCGACATGGCGGCCGTACAGTTATGGGTAAAGCAAAACCGCCTGTAGAGCAGCAGTTACGTCTATTTTAA
- the gyrA gene encoding DNA gyrase subunit A, with product MAEDTGNENPHKEDRIIPINIDEEMRSAYIDYSMSVIVSRALPDVRDGLKPVHRRVLYGMLDLGLNANKQHKKSARIVGEVLGKYHPHGDTSVYDAMVRMAQDWSLRYPFVNGQGNYGSIDGDQPAAMRYTEAKLERIAEEMLADINKDTIDYQLNFDDSLEEPTVLPAKIPNLLVNGASGIAVGMATNMAPHNLTEVVTATIAYIDNRDAEVGELMQHIKGPDFPTGGIIYGVEGAREAFETGRGRIVIRARAEIETYNGERERIIVSEIPYQVNKAMMIERTAELVNEKKIEGISAIRDESNREGIRIVYEIKREANSSIVLNNLYKYTSLQTSFSVNNIALVKGRPMMLNLKDLIHHFVEHRHEVVIRRTKYDLAEAEKRAHILEGLLIALDHLDEVIQLIRSSNTPEEAREGLMSRFGLSDIQARAILDMTLRRLTGLERDKIKDEYAALMETIAYLKTILADEGLRMQIIKDELIEIREKYGDERKTEIVHSAAEMQTEDFIEDEDVVITISHEGYIKRTALTEYRRQARGGKGAIGSNSRDEDFIEHLLIASNHNYMLFFTEAGRCFWLRVFEIPEGTRTSKGRAIQNIINIPKEEKIKAYIKLINLKDKEYLENNFIIMCTTKGTIKKTSLDAYSRPRSNGINAININDGDTLLAATLTTGTSEIVMAISSGRAIRFNESTVRPMGRTATGVRGITLEDDKDEVVGMIAINDPGTSVLVVSEKGYGKRTDIDDYRVTNRGGKGVKTISVTEKTGKLVAIKDVTDQDDLMIINKSGIIIRIAVSEMRVMGRATQGVRLITLKNNDEIASVAKIEHSEEEELEEALVVEEGTEGTKLPTEADTMGVATDTIEDADEITDEPDTEEDQDETEEE from the coding sequence ATGGCTGAAGATACAGGAAACGAAAATCCACACAAAGAAGACAGAATAATTCCGATAAATATTGATGAAGAGATGCGCTCGGCGTACATTGATTATTCAATGTCTGTTATCGTATCACGTGCACTTCCCGATGTGCGCGACGGTTTAAAGCCGGTTCACCGCCGTGTACTTTACGGTATGCTTGATCTGGGTTTAAATGCCAATAAACAACATAAAAAATCTGCACGTATTGTAGGTGAGGTACTTGGTAAGTACCACCCGCATGGTGATACTTCGGTATATGATGCGATGGTGCGTATGGCGCAGGACTGGAGCTTACGTTACCCGTTTGTTAACGGACAAGGTAACTACGGTTCTATCGATGGTGACCAACCGGCGGCAATGCGTTATACAGAGGCAAAACTTGAGCGCATTGCTGAAGAGATGCTGGCCGACATCAACAAAGATACTATCGACTATCAGTTGAACTTTGATGACTCGCTGGAAGAGCCAACTGTACTGCCTGCAAAAATCCCTAACTTACTGGTAAACGGTGCCTCTGGTATCGCGGTAGGTATGGCTACTAACATGGCCCCGCACAACCTTACCGAGGTTGTTACCGCAACTATAGCTTATATCGACAACCGCGATGCGGAAGTTGGCGAACTGATGCAACACATCAAAGGCCCCGATTTCCCTACAGGTGGTATTATTTATGGTGTAGAAGGAGCGAGGGAGGCTTTCGAAACCGGTCGTGGTAGGATTGTGATCCGTGCCCGTGCCGAGATTGAAACTTACAATGGCGAACGTGAACGTATCATTGTCAGCGAAATACCTTACCAGGTAAATAAAGCGATGATGATTGAGCGTACCGCCGAGTTGGTTAACGAAAAGAAGATCGAAGGTATCTCTGCCATCCGTGATGAATCAAACCGCGAAGGTATCCGTATCGTTTATGAAATTAAGCGTGAGGCTAACTCTTCAATCGTTTTAAATAACTTATACAAATACACATCATTACAAACCTCTTTCAGTGTAAATAACATTGCGCTGGTAAAAGGCCGCCCAATGATGCTGAACCTTAAAGACCTGATCCACCACTTTGTGGAGCATCGTCACGAGGTGGTTATCCGTCGTACTAAATACGATTTGGCGGAAGCCGAAAAACGCGCACACATTTTAGAAGGTTTATTGATCGCCTTAGATCATTTGGATGAAGTGATTCAGTTGATCCGTAGCTCAAATACGCCTGAAGAAGCCCGCGAAGGTTTAATGAGCCGTTTTGGTTTAAGCGACATACAGGCACGTGCTATTCTGGATATGACCCTCAGAAGGTTAACCGGACTGGAGCGTGATAAAATTAAAGATGAGTATGCAGCCTTAATGGAAACCATTGCTTACTTAAAAACTATCCTTGCCGATGAAGGCCTGCGTATGCAGATCATCAAAGATGAGCTGATCGAGATCCGTGAGAAATATGGCGATGAGCGTAAAACCGAAATAGTACACTCAGCAGCAGAAATGCAAACTGAAGACTTTATTGAGGATGAAGACGTGGTTATCACCATCTCGCACGAAGGTTATATTAAACGTACTGCATTAACCGAATACCGTCGCCAGGCACGTGGTGGTAAAGGTGCTATAGGAAGTAACAGCCGCGATGAAGATTTCATTGAGCACTTACTGATTGCATCGAACCACAACTACATGCTGTTCTTTACCGAAGCAGGCCGTTGTTTCTGGTTACGCGTATTTGAAATTCCGGAAGGCACACGTACTTCAAAAGGCCGTGCCATCCAGAACATCATCAATATTCCTAAAGAAGAGAAGATCAAAGCATACATTAAGCTGATCAACCTGAAAGATAAAGAATATCTGGAGAATAACTTTATCATTATGTGTACCACTAAAGGTACCATCAAAAAAACATCTCTGGATGCTTATTCTCGTCCGCGTTCAAACGGTATCAACGCTATTAACATTAACGATGGTGATACTTTACTGGCTGCGACATTAACTACAGGTACCAGCGAAATTGTAATGGCCATCAGTTCGGGCAGGGCGATCCGCTTTAACGAATCGACTGTTAGACCGATGGGCCGTACTGCAACCGGTGTACGTGGTATTACGCTGGAAGATGATAAGGATGAGGTTGTTGGTATGATCGCCATTAATGATCCGGGTACTTCGGTATTGGTGGTATCAGAAAAAGGTTACGGTAAACGTACTGACATTGATGACTACCGCGTTACTAACCGTGGCGGTAAAGGTGTTAAAACTATCAGTGTAACTGAAAAAACAGGCAAACTTGTTGCCATAAAAGATGTTACTGATCAGGATGATTTAATGATCATCAATAAATCGGGTATCATCATCCGTATTGCGGTGAGCGAAATGCGTGTAATGGGTCGTGCAACACAAGGGGTGAGGTTAATTACCCTTAAAAACAACGACGAGATTGCATCGGTAGCTAAAATTGAGCACAGCGAAGAAGAGGAATTAGAAGAGGCTTTAGTTGTAGAAGAAGGTACCGAAGGTACAAAACTACCAACAGAAGCTGATACTATGGGTGTTGCGACTGACACAATTGAAGATGCCGATGAAATAACAGACGAGCCCGATACAGAAGAAGATCAGGACGAAACTGAAGAAGAATAA
- a CDS encoding DUF4142 domain-containing protein yields the protein MTKNLMYVSAMILLIAGQACNNRKAKNFNQSTLVDDQGAKFIVAANEAGVTEIKAASLAENNSKNPRVLDFAKMMLNDHVKAGQELKKIAVEKYVSLTDTISQQHQAMLGDLMKQNGPAFDKAYMQMMVSDHDKVIQLFNEVAENTDKKLVDFSNKTTPILKMHLDSAKAISASLK from the coding sequence ATGACTAAAAACTTGATGTACGTATCAGCAATGATTTTGTTGATTGCCGGACAAGCTTGTAATAATAGAAAAGCAAAAAACTTTAACCAAAGTACATTGGTTGATGACCAGGGTGCAAAATTTATTGTGGCTGCCAATGAGGCTGGCGTTACTGAAATTAAAGCCGCTTCATTGGCCGAGAATAATTCTAAAAATCCACGCGTGCTCGATTTCGCCAAAATGATGCTTAATGATCATGTAAAAGCGGGACAAGAACTTAAAAAGATAGCTGTAGAAAAATATGTGAGCCTCACTGATACGATTTCGCAGCAACACCAGGCTATGCTGGGTGATTTAATGAAACAAAACGGACCAGCTTTCGATAAAGCTTATATGCAGATGATGGTAAGTGACCACGATAAAGTGATTCAGCTATTTAATGAAGTTGCCGAGAACACCGATAAAAAACTGGTTGATTTTTCGAACAAAACCACACCGATTTTAAAAATGCATTTAGATTCTGCAAAAGCAATCAGCGCTTCGTTAAAATAG